The Streptomyces luteogriseus genome includes a window with the following:
- a CDS encoding phosphatase PAP2 family protein, with amino-acid sequence MDDLDDLHDMDHRIVSALRECGSDPRVAGAARALSWAGEHAALWLAAGLAGAAVDGGRRGAWLRGTALTAGAHLVSMGVKRVVRRPRPAHVVPLVRTAGRHSFPSSHATSAAAAAVAFGALGAHAVPPLAAAVCVARLVAGVHYPSDVAAGAALGALTARLGARWMRGGVDHD; translated from the coding sequence ATGGACGACCTCGACGACCTGCACGACATGGACCACCGGATCGTTTCGGCGCTCAGGGAGTGCGGCAGCGACCCGCGCGTCGCGGGCGCCGCGCGTGCCCTGTCCTGGGCGGGGGAGCACGCGGCGCTGTGGCTGGCGGCGGGGCTCGCCGGAGCCGCCGTCGACGGCGGACGGCGCGGCGCCTGGCTGCGCGGCACCGCCCTGACCGCGGGCGCGCACCTGGTCAGCATGGGGGTGAAACGGGTCGTGCGCAGGCCGCGCCCCGCGCACGTCGTGCCCCTGGTGCGCACCGCCGGCCGGCACTCCTTCCCCAGCTCGCACGCCACCTCCGCCGCGGCCGCCGCCGTCGCCTTCGGCGCCCTGGGGGCCCACGCGGTCCCGCCGCTCGCCGCCGCCGTGTGCGTCGCGCGCCTCGTGGCCGGTGTCCACTACCCCTCCGACGTGGCCGCCGGCGCGGCCCTCGGCGCCCTCACGGCCCGGCTCGGCGCCCGCTGGATGCGGGGAGGCGTCGACCATGACTGA
- a CDS encoding decaprenyl-phosphate phosphoribosyltransferase, with translation MTETAVLRQRTHEERPAPSHRGGLLGGLLRTARPKQWVKNVLVIAAPAAAGELFSRHALSRLALVFLLFTACAAAVYLVNDARDADADRAHPVKRHRPVAAGQVPVPVAYAVGGCLGVLAPAAAAWLCGPAVAALLTAYLAMQLAYCISLKHVLVVDLAVVTTGFLMRAMIGGLALGIPLSRWFLITTGFGALFMVSAKRYSEAVQMAEKAGATRALLTEYTTGYLRFVWQLAAGVAVLGYCLWAMEEGGVPHTSVLPWRQLSMVAFILAILRYAVFADRGTAGEPEDVVLRDRALALIGVAWMAMYGLAVANW, from the coding sequence ATGACTGAGACGGCCGTCCTGCGGCAGCGCACCCACGAGGAGCGGCCCGCACCCTCCCACCGGGGTGGCCTCCTGGGCGGTCTCCTCAGGACCGCGCGCCCCAAGCAGTGGGTCAAGAACGTCCTCGTGATCGCCGCCCCGGCCGCCGCCGGGGAACTCTTCTCCCGGCACGCCCTGAGCCGACTCGCCCTGGTCTTCCTCCTCTTCACGGCCTGCGCCGCCGCCGTCTACCTCGTCAACGACGCCCGCGACGCCGACGCCGACCGCGCCCACCCCGTCAAGCGGCACCGCCCGGTCGCCGCCGGACAGGTCCCCGTACCCGTCGCCTACGCCGTGGGCGGCTGCCTCGGCGTCCTCGCGCCCGCCGCGGCGGCCTGGCTGTGCGGGCCCGCCGTCGCCGCCCTGCTGACCGCCTACCTCGCCATGCAACTGGCCTACTGCATCAGCCTCAAGCACGTCCTCGTCGTCGACCTCGCCGTCGTCACGACCGGCTTCCTGATGCGGGCCATGATCGGCGGACTGGCCCTCGGCATCCCGCTGTCCCGCTGGTTCCTGATCACCACCGGCTTCGGCGCGCTGTTCATGGTGTCGGCCAAGCGCTACTCGGAAGCCGTCCAGATGGCCGAAAAGGCGGGCGCCACACGGGCGTTGCTCACCGAGTACACCACCGGCTACCTCCGCTTCGTCTGGCAGCTCGCGGCCGGCGTCGCCGTCCTCGGCTACTGCCTGTGGGCCATGGAGGAGGGCGGCGTCCCGCACACCAGCGTCCTGCCCTGGCGCCAACTGTCCATGGTGGCCTTCATCCTGGCGATCCTCCGGTACGCCGTCTTCGCCGACCGCGGCACGGCCGGCGAACCCGAGGACGTCGTCCTGCGCGACCGCGCCCTCGCGCTCATCGGTGTGGCCTGGATGGCGATGTACGGTCTGGCCGTGGCGAATTGGTGA